The Tolypothrix sp. PCC 7712 region CAGATGCAATTATTAATTTTGCAGCAGAAAGTCATGTTGATCGCTCAATACTTAGTCCTCATGACTTTATCCAAACTAATGTAGTCGGGACGTTTCAATTATTAGAAGCGAGTAGACTGTACTGGCAAAAACTTTCATCAACAAAACAACAGCAATTTCGATTTTTGCACGTCTCTACAGATGAAGTATACGGCTCTCTCCAGCCTCAAGATCCAGCTTTTCGGGAAGATACTCCCTATGCGCCTAATAGTCCCTATGCTGCATCAAAAGCTGCTTCTGACCATTTTGTGCGGGCTTATTATCACACCTATGGACTACCAACTTTAACAACTAATTGCTCAAATAATTACGGCCCGCGTCAGTTCCCAGAAAAACTGATTCCTTTAACTATCTTGAATGCTTTAGATAGTAAACCACTCCCTATATATGGAGATGGTCAAAATGTTCGTGACTGGCTTTATGTGATAGACCACTGTGAAGCTATTTATCTTGTATTACAGCAAGGTAAAGTAGGTGAAACTTATAATATTGGTGGTTTAAATGAACAAGCTAATTTAACAGTTGTAGAAAAAATTTGTGCAATTTTGGATGAGTTAGCGCCCAAATCTAACTTTCATCATTCTTCTCTAATTACTTTTGTTAAAGACCGTCCTGGACATGACCGGAGATATGCAATTGATTGTAGTAAAATCAGCCGTGATTTAGGTTGGCAACCTCAAGAAAACTTTGATAGTGGTTTATTAAAAACA contains the following coding sequences:
- the rfbB gene encoding dTDP-glucose 4,6-dehydratase gives rise to the protein MPTLLVTGGAGFIGANFILQAIKSQWANVVNLDKLTYASNLQTLAEIAINPNYHFIQGDIGNVELVSYLLEEYQPDAIINFAAESHVDRSILSPHDFIQTNVVGTFQLLEASRLYWQKLSSTKQQQFRFLHVSTDEVYGSLQPQDPAFREDTPYAPNSPYAASKAASDHFVRAYYHTYGLPTLTTNCSNNYGPRQFPEKLIPLTILNALDSKPLPIYGDGQNVRDWLYVIDHCEAIYLVLQQGKVGETYNIGGLNEQANLTVVEKICAILDELAPKSNFHHSSLITFVKDRPGHDRRYAIDCSKISRDLGWQPQENFDSGLLKTVQWYLNNCDWVNQVRSGDYQNWLKQNYENRKL